GAGGCCTCCTCACGGGCCCATTTTTCTGGGTTTCACATGGATGGTTTGGGGTCAAGAAATACTGAGATGGCACAACCAATGACCTCTGCAACTGAAGACATGTATAAACAACCTTTTGTCATTGGTGAGTCTTGTTGTTCTCTGCGCCCGATCCTTCTAAGTTTTGGGTGAATAAGCTAACTATAAGAATCTTTGAGATAAGTTGCTCACTTAACTCTTAATGGTCAGCATATACATTGGAAGGATATTGTGGACTGCTAGTTATAGAGTcattaagttaatatattaattgaaatGAGTGTTTGGAAAAAATTCTTTTGGtgtgtttatatattttgatccTTGTTGgacaataaatatacttttaaacAGATTTTCCCATGATCAGTTGTTGGCCATCAAGATGTAATGAAAGGTAAAAAACAGGACGGAATAGCATTCATCTACTATTAAATTCTGTAAATGGCATGTTTCATGGGTTAAGCATGAGGGTTTCTATCCCTGGGTATTTGACAGCTCCATAGATGTTGTGTGaggattttctttatttggttGGCTGTCTCACTTTTTGTACTTTTACCTCCAAAACTTATGCTGCCAGATGACAGGGGATGATTATTAATGTGGCTATGAGAACTGGCGTTGATTAGGTCATAGAAATGCTGAACAAAATGCTTAGAGCAGGGAGAAATTGTGCAGTAGAGGGTGTTCCTACTCTGTTGTGAAGGTGGTGGAGTGGTTGATTGAATGTAGGATAGAGGTTGAGGTGTTAACTATTTTATAGGCTTATATCAGCCAGgcaaattataaaagaaaagtaatgaAGGAAAGTTGCTAATTGATATTTTGATGCATAAGAAATGCAGTAGAATTTGAGTCCATGTTAACTTTTATCTATTAATTGAAGTTTTAAGTTAGAGATATGCTGTTATTGTTTTGTGGCACAGGAGTTGCTGGGGGAGCAGCTTCTGGGAAGACTACAGTTTGTGATATGATTATTCAGCAACTTCATGATCAGCGTGTGGTGCTTGTTAATCAGGTAATAAGTTCCTGATCCAAAAACCATCTGGTGGCAATTGAAGAAATTacttcattaataaattatagtcTTTTGGACTAAACTGAAGATGAAGGgtagaaaaacctaataagCATGAGGTGCTGGCTTGGACTCTCTATCCTCCTGGTCAGCTTTTTTGGCCTTCCCCTATGCTTGGGGTTCTCTATTATTGATGTTCTACTTAATGGTTGTCAGTAATGGTTCTAGGatgaatattataataagttacttaagaaacatGCCATTTTAGCTAAGACTGTTTATCCTCCATTCCTCTCTTTATACCATATTTGTCACTACCTTCGCTAATATCATGCTATCATTATCTTCCCTTGCATCAGATGAACTGATTTATGTATTTGACCATGGCAGGATTCCTTTTATCAGAATCTGACTGAGGAGGAACTTACAAGAGTACACGATTACAACTTTGACCATCCCGGTGAGTAGATTTGTCCAAAATTAAATTCCAAACATGTTCTAATCTAGCTGCTGGTGGCAGAAGTTTCCTTACGTGATGCATGATGCTGTATTGGTCCACATTTTCAGTAcaatattttgttttgttctcAGATGCATTTGACACTGAACAATTATTATGTGCCATGGAGAAGTTGAGGCATGGGCAAGCAGTAGATATTCCAAACTATGATTTCAAGAGTTACAAAAACGATGTTTTCCCTGCAAGAAGGGTACAGTTTTCTTATGGCCTAACATTTAGTGCAATGCACTTTTGTCTATCCTTATGCTAAATGCCTAAATCCTGTTGTGGAAACCTTAAACTCAGAAGTTGACTATGGATAACATTTGGGTGTTTCcatctttattattatcttcaaCAATAGccctttaaaatttatatttgattggTTCTCTGATAATTGTTTAGACAGTGGACAAAATTTAGGTGTCTTGTTCACTTTTCTTCTCTCTAACATGGAGGCCAATGTATGAAGCACTGTTTATGTTTTGCTAGTCCATATTTGTTGTAAACTTTAATTGTGATTAACTTTCTGCAGGTCAATCCTTCAGATGTTATAATTTTGGAAGGCATACTTGTTTTTCACGATCAACGTGTTCGAGATTTGATGAACATGAAGATATTTGTTGATACAGGTTATTTATTGTCTTTGTAACGTTTGTCTCCATCTATTATAAAATTGCTTGCAAGATGAATAATTAACTTATGAGGGTCTGaagtttgttcttttcttctcaCTACGTAGCAAAGCCAAATGTTACTTTTGCATTATGTGTCACTGTCACTAATGCAGTTGTTTTATCATTCTGTTAAATTAGGATATGACACTTTATTTAGAGAGCATCTTATGAGATCAATGAGAAGCAGAATTAAAATGTTTTGATctaattctttattataagGGTCcgaattttattgaatttttctattcataaatattatttttctgcCCAGAACTCGCAACTAAGGGAATACAGGGTTTCATTGTCATTTAggatttttcttgttattaGGATTTTCTCAAATTAGAATTGACTAGTTTAACAGAACACCAAATAGTCTTGAGGTCTCTCCAGACAAATACCACAGACCTAATTGTCTTCATACACTTTGAGctatataaatacaatattgtTTTGAGTGTTCTGCTCctaattattttcttgcaAAGGCTGCCAGCTACAGTGATATGAGTTACAATTCACAAACCTTAACAGCTGTCTGATAACTCTGCCTGTCTCTATCTTTTCACTAGGCAGccaatttcaaatttttaactCTGAACTtccccttttctttaattgtaAACCCTAATCGTCATAGCTTGAGTTTGTGCCACCATAAAAGTTAGTAGAAGATTTTCAGCTCTGTTCTACATAATATCATATGAGGATATGCAAATAGGACAACTTTTAATAGAtcaagttttttaatttaagactTGTAATATCTTTTTGCTGAAATGATGTATCTCAAAAATTATCAGCAGGCCAAGCAGAGTATTCTTCTCGGGATTTGTCTTTATGTGATTGGAGTTAATGGAATAAGATGCTGCTATTAGAACATAGAAGTATCCTGTGCTGTATGACTAGTGCCATAGCATGAAAAATTAGAGATTTCTAAATGCCACTAAGTAATTTTCATTATATGTTCATGTGTAAAATATGTAGAGTCACATACAGGAATAAAAGTTAAATGCACCCTGAAAAAATGCATCTCAATTTGTAATCTTTCTCAATCAATTTTATACCTAGCTAACTTCTTGACTTGATTAATGAACTTATTAAAAGGCAACTTGTACTTGGGATCTCAGATGTTTTTAAGACTTTTTCCCTTCACCAAAATGCTTTACCTCTCTTTTTGCCCTTTCTAATGCCAAAGCCATAATATTTTCACATTGACTTTGTTTTTAAAGgtaatgttttcttttctttcagaaCAATTTTTGATGTGGCTGgtaaatatgatatattttgCTTCATTTTGTTACTGAGTTCATCTGTTACTTCACattgtttaattttcagtGCAGATGCTGATGTACGTCTGGCAAGAAGAATAAGGCGTGATACGGCTGAGAAGGGTAGAGATATAGGTGCAGTACTTGATCAGGTTGGCAATTTATCATTTGAACTTCTTGTAatctttaaatattgaaaacctaattttatcattttctttactaaataattttatgatgtATAGCtgagttttaatttcttttcttgaccCTGCTCTGTTGACCTGggtttccttttttcttttttgctctATCATATGGTTTTTTAAATTgggagagaaagaaaacaatCAAAACCTTCTCGTGCAGTATATTCAACTTTAAACATGTGAATTTTTCCAACTTCAATAAAGAAGATCAGTACTTTCTACCACTATATGGCTTCATCTTCTGTTTCAAGTACTTGCCCTTAAAATTAGTATCCTTATTATTTCATGCAGAAATGAGTACTATGGTCAAAAGCTTAAAGGAAAAGATCCTTTGCCTTTCAGACTCACCCTTATCGTAGTTATTTTAATCagtcttttcttctcttttagtTTAGGGTAGCTTTGTAAAGTTAATAACAGACATGGATTGATCTCATATatgcttttaatattttctccaCTGTGACACATTATACTCATTTGTGGGTGCACTTTGAAGTAGCTGGAAGTCttctttattgttatttgccATTACTGCGTGAGAGCTTTCCTTTTGATAGAAATTGACAGTTTCTTTTATGCAGTACTCAAAATTTGTGAAGCCAGCTTTTGATGACTTCATACTTCCAACAAAGAAATATGCAGATATCATCATTCCCCGTGGAGGAGATAATCATGTTGCCGTTGACTTGATTGTACAGCATATTCGCACAAAGCTTGGCCAACATGATCTGTGTAAAATATATCCTAACTTATATGTTATCCAATCAACCTTTCAGGTTCGGCTTCCTCTTTATTAATTCTTCCtagcaattatttttatttattgttatttttgcATTAGTGATTTGTTTGCTTCAACATTCAGTAGTTGTTGCTTCTTTAGATCCAGTAACTGTCATGTGTCTCATGCAGATACGTGGTATGCATACCCTTATACGTGATGCTCAAACAACAAAACATGACTTTGTTTTTTATGCTGATCGACTGATTCGTTTGGTATATCTAAATTCTCGTTTTCTGTTTTCTTGAGTACTTCTTCTGTTCCATTTGATAGTGCAAGAAAAGATCTTCCTCTTATGCGGTATTTTTGCAAATAACTCTCTTGTATATTTACCAGGTTGTCGAACATGGTTTAGGACACCTACCATTTACAGAAAAGCAAGTGACCACACCCACAGGTAAGCTGATGATGCCTGATGTTCTCAGCTTCTTACTGCATCATATGGAAGATATGGAACTTGATTCTGAATTAATTTTCAAGCTATTGACTTTCTACTTGCAAGTTGATGGCATAATTTTGATGTTTTCTATCATGTGGTTTAACTGTTGTCTTTCAGGAATTCGGATTTCTTCATGTTCTGTCTTTGCTTATGTTGGCACATGGGTCTATCTGTTGTTACAATATGTAATACACGACTTATTCCTCTGCATTCATACTATCATATATGATAAGTCCActgttactttttttttttttgttagagCTAGTTGCTTTTCTTGAAAAATGCTTGGAGTTGCACCAGTCTATTACTTCCTTGATTAATATTGTCACAAAAACTGATTACTGAGCTttgactttttctttcttttctcttttcatgTTGTTGCTTCTTTTAGTTGAGTATTTTCCTCTACTGTTGTTTTaaagtgaaaattttattttttctttattttgctaCATTTCCTCTTTTGGTGTGAAATGCAGGGTCGGTATATACAGGTGTGGATTTCTGTAAGAGGCTATGTGGTGTTTCTGTTATTAGAAGGTACTGATGTGGTCTCAAATCTTGAGACAATGGATTAAAAGATCTCCTGTTTCTTTGGGTATTTCCCTTGTTTAACTGTTTCAGCCTGGAGATATGAATCGAATTCTGTGAATCTCCAAATGAATTGTATTTCAGAGTCCTTCTCCTTTTACCTATCTTGTCAATTTAATGAGAAAAGGTTAAGGGCTCACTGAGAGGGAATTGAAAGATCTATTCAAACagaattagaaagaaaatgcaCCTTAAAGATTCTGATTTCTGATGTTTATAGATGCACTGATTACACATGGAAATAATTGAAAGGCAACTGAAAATAAGAATATCACTACAGATCCTCTTCTTTGCtgattctcttcttttctcttccaTGAGCAAAGTTCCTATAGACTTGATGAACTGAACTAGCTGCTGGTTTGCCCACATTCTGATTAGCACTGGATTCTGCTGGTTCACCAACGTCCCCTTGAACAACACCAGAGTCCCTGACATAATGATATACTATTATGCTTTATCGCATTGCATCTTCTATAACCAGTGTCCAATATATAGAATTACCTTCGCTATGGCTAAACTAGCCAAATCATCTCATTTTCCTGCATGATTAGTAGCAGCAAAGCTCCCAACTTGATGATAATAGACAAGAACATTATCAAACTGCCTTATTATTTCTGTTACTAAAAAGTTCCCAATTGTTTCCAGTTTTCTCCGTGAAAAGATTCTTGCTAAGTTTCAAGTTGAATTTGGTTATCATACAAGTTGGTAGTTAATTTGCTCAGAGGAACAAATTGGGATACTGTCTTGGATACTGTCCCTGACTCTTAAAGCTTTATCAACATCATTGCCTTGTTTTACGCGTTCTTCATTCTgctgtttttttttctattaatgtCAACTGAGTAGCTTATCCTGACCCAAAACTTGTTACAGTGGTGAGAGTATGGAGAATGCTTTGCGAGCATGTTGTAAAGGTATCAAGATTGGGAAGATACTTATTCATAGAGAAGGTGACAATGGACAGCAGGTTTGTGGCTCTCTTTGTACTTGTTGGAGTGCGTCTGGTGAGGGTGTCTCTATGTGTCACAGAACAGCTTATTTTCTCAATGTTTCAATGTTTTGGCAGCTAATCTATGAAAAATTGCCACAAGACATCTCAAATAGACATGTGCTGCTATTGGATCCCATTCTAGGGACAGGTTTGTTATACTGATAGGAACTATTTCATTCTATTCTGTTTCCTCAGCCTTCCCTCCCCCTCCCCATTTCAGCCCTCTCCAGACCTCACATCTCCCTGAAACAATTATTGTTTAGTGCAATGGGAGGTGTTACACTTGACAAGCTAGTGAAGCTTTGTCATATCCCTGATTGCATGGTCTTCATCTAATCTCTGTTGACTTTTCCGGTTACTGTTAGGAACATGTATCTTAAATCTGAGTGAGGccattctaatattttaagtttttatgaACTCATCTGATATACATTCTGGTCAGGCAACTCGGCTGTTCAAGCTATCTCTTTACTAATTAGAAAGGGTGTCCCAGAGCCCAacattatatttcttaatcttATATCTGTAAGTCACTGCCTCTTATTATCTATTTCTGTTTCTTTAACCCCCCTCAATggaaaaattttatttagtttttgctAACTTCTCTCTGTACAAACATGCCTTTTGCTTTGCCAGGCACCTCAGGGAGTGCATGTGGTCTGCAAAAGATTCCCAAGAATAAAGATTGTTACGTCTGAGATTGAAATTGGATTGAATGAAGATTTCCGCGTCATTCCTGGCATGGGAGAATTTGGAGACAGATATTTTGGCACGGATGACGATGACCAACCAGTGGTGGTCCCAACACAAAAGATCAACTAAGAGCTTCAGATTTTACCCATGAGGAGTTGGGGGGAATCAGCTGAACTTGCTGCGCCCATGTGTGCTTGCCGAGTTCTGCAATTTCAGTTTTCAACAAATTTTGACTTCATTATAccctataatttttatctcaATTTTAGCCTgccttttttttgtttttcttcctttctgaATTCCATTGTGTCTCGTAACTCTCGTTGGTTTAATCATGCATCTCCTGGTTTCATTATAATTCTGCAGGAGGTCCCCCCCCCCATCATAGATAAGGTTACACTTTGTCTGCATGTTTAAAGAGGGGAGTGATTACAGGCAGAAACTTGAAACTTGTTGACAGCCTCCCCATGATAAATGTATCTCCAAACCCAgatattttacttatatatgattataaatccatatttttccttctttctttggcTATACTAGACTCTGAAGTTTCTTTAAGGTTCTTGCTATATTTCTGTGGCATGCAAATCTTTTTCAGGATATGCAATtccctttttatctttttttttttcttgatgcATTAAATGCACGAAACCAGtgtaagagagagagagagagagagagagagatcatTTGAATTGAAAGGGACATTGATTTGGATTTGGGTAATGTAAGTGGCAGAGAGTAATTAGAGGTAACATCCAGACATTGCCTTTGGGTCAGGGTTATTATGTTTTGAAGGGTCATCCAATTTTGGAGGGAGAGAGCAAGTGGATGATGGATGGATGGATGGGATTTGAGCTTTTCCACACAATAGTTATAGGGTTGATGGTGGTGGAGTTTGGGATAGAGTGCAGAGATAGAGTGCCACTTGGCTAAGAGAGTGATCACTCATTGCTTTATCCAAGGATGATAACATGCGTTAGGCTAATCTGCTTACACGTGTGTCTTGGGTTTGGTATATTCCACTGGAGCTAAGctcatctttttatataatatatacacatatatatatatatacgggTGCTTCTAGTTTGGTTTTGTCTTCTCATTTTCGTCCTCTATCTAAGCCCTCCCTATCCAATATCCTAAAGCTTTAGCCATGTCGGCCTTTGTTGGCAAATATGCAGGTAATATTCACGCCCATTGCCTACTTTCTAATACATGTAAGGCTTAACCCTTGGAAGAACTTTAGCAGAATTTTTAACCACTAGACTATTATGAATGCATTATgcattgtttttctttctcataggTGAATAGATGCCCTAATTTAACAACATGAACTGGAAGAATACTAACTTCTTGATCTTCTTTATCGTGATAAAGTACTAACCAAGTTAAAGACAATCCTTTTACATCTTTACATTTATATCAGTATTACGCTTCCATCAGTACCCTTTTCACTAATCCATCTGTTTCTTCAGAGGAGCTGATCAAGACTGCCAAGTACATTGCCACACCAGGGAAGGGCATTTTGGCAGCAGATGAGAGCACAGGAACCATTGGCAAGCGTTTAGCCAGCATAAACGTTGAGAATGTTGAGTCGAACCGCCAAGCACTCCGCGAGCTCCTTTTCACCTCCCCCAATGCCCTCTCCCACCTTTCAGGTGTTATCCTCTTTGAAGAAACTCTCTACCAGAAAACCTCTGATGGGAAACCATTCGTTGAAGTCCTCCAAGAAAACAATGTTGTTCCTGGTATCAAAGTTGACAAGGGCACGGTTGAATTAGCAGGCACGAATGGTGAAACTACTACTCAAGGCTTTGACTCGCTTGGCGCTCGCTGCCAGCAGTACTACAAGGCAGGTGCCCGATTCGCCAAGTGGCGTGCTGTCCTTAAGATTGGTCCGACTGAGCCTTCTGAATTGGCAATCCAGCAGAATGCTCAGGGCTTGGCTCGTTATGCCATTATTTGTCAGGAAAATGGACTGGTGCCAATTGTGGAGCCTGAGATCTTGACCGACGGTCCTCATGATATCAAGAAGTGTGCTGCTATGACTGAAATTGTGCTTGCAGCAGTTTACAAGGCACTGAATGATCAACATGTCCTTCTTGAAGGGACTCTCCTCAAGCCTAACATGGTTACTCCTGGCTCTGATAGCCCAAAGGTAATATATAGCTCCGTTAATGGATGCTTAATCTGATTTAATTCAATCACAAACAAATCAGTTATTACAAGTTGTATTCATCTCTATTTCTATACATACAACATTTTGGAGAATGATTTGGAGAGACCGTGTACAAATGCTCTTCACCACCATCATGTGCAGTTCAAATAATcaccttttttaattttgcagGTAACACCAGAGATGATTGCCGAGTACACTGTTACTGCACTACGCCGGACAGTTCCACCAGCTGTTCCAGGGATTGTGTTTCTGTCAGGTGGACAAAGTGAAGAGGAGGCAACCCTGAATCTCAATGCAATGAACAAGCttccagtgttgaaaccatgGACACTGTCCTTCTCCTTCGGACGAGCATTGCAACAAAGCACACTCAAAATATGGGcaggaaagaaagagaatatcGAGAAAGCTCAGGAAGTATTCTTGGTGAGGTGCAAGAGCAATTCTGAAGCAACTCTTGGGAAGTACACTGGAGGAGGTGCTAGTGGGTTGGCTTCTGAGAGCTTGTACGTTAAGGGATACAAGTACTAGGTAGAGGCCTCGTTGATCTGTTTATGGTGTTGCTGCTGataatactttaaatttatgcacgcaaaaaatttgtatttattttccCTTCCTCACAATGCTAATTCCTTATTAGTACAGATCGGTTAATATGCACATTCAAACTCATGTAATAGTTAAAAAATTGATTCAAGTTTAGTTAATACTCATATTGCATGGCCGGAAATATGTCATGGCAACCCAATGTTTGATCACTAAACAACACGagtaagaataaaagaatgtgccaatttttttttttaaaagaggATAAAGAtccatattatataattattagaatatttttttatattgttagtggcatatacaaaataaataagatgaTAAATATCGATACAATTTATTAcagatattatattttcatatattatacttatagatattatattttcatgtattatattttttttctaaactaGTAAAATGAAAGTTAAATAACTTTTCAACATATATATAGTTACGACAGACACATATcgttattaatatttatttttgttaattctatcattatattttttgttgaatcgataaaataaaagtaaaagaatttatagtgAATGTAATTAAGAAGTTAGTGACTAGATTGGACCAACACAAATCATTAGTGATATTTATGTTCATCACATTTGACGCATTATACTTTTTGTTGAATGAGTAAAATGAAAGTAAAAGAGGttatattgaatataattaaaaagttagtGACTAGATTGGTATAAATTGGAAGTTTAATGATGATGTGGTAAATTAACTTAATGGTAAATTACCAATACTTTTTATCCGGACATTAATAATTGTCCTCGAGCTATTGTTTATCTCAGCAGCATTGGAAAATTGTATAATATTGCGTTAAAATCAGATCAAGTTGAATCAATTGTAATAATATTGTTTActtagataaatatttttcattaacttTAGCTCATTTGAAGATGACTTGAATCTTACATCGTCTGGTCTTGCAAGAAAGGaggaacataaaaaaaataaaaggacaaGATAGAGAATGTGCCACCtttgctaaggaatgagcttATTTACTTGtcacttaataataaatgagttgGTAAAGAtcttttttaacttaattaatatttcgTGTTCGAACCTTAAGTATGCAGCTGTGTTAAAATTCTTGAGGCAGTGTTTTGCCACCCGTAAGAGTCCTACTTGACACGCTCTAGATTAAGTCTAGATAATATATTCCCATTagcttttaataaaaaaataattatcaataatggTCCCACTCTCAGTATGACTAGCACGTTGAAATTGCATAGCATTAACCACCAATAAAGCATCTAATTCAATATCCATATGATCAATTGATAGTTCCATAAGCTAGATTATAGCCTCACGTAGTCCGAGTGTCTCACCTTCTTGTATAGAAACTTGAACACCTTATAAGTGACTTACAAGCCACGAACTGACCATGCcaattattaagaataatgccAAGACCTACTGCTCTTCTTGAATAAAAAATGCAGCATCTATATTGCAATACTAACGTTCTACTACAGGTCGTTGCCAAGCATGTACCTCATTACATGCCTCCGCTTGGGATGAGGAAGCACTTgtgatttgattttgatttgcaagccaattagataaaaataaaagcccTTGATTGTACTACCATTGCAGGTGGAAGAACTGTACCGCTCCAAAGCTTGTTGTTCACTGATTCCAAATACACCACAACATAGTGACCAATTTCCTAATAGTTTCTTGGCATGATTGTTGAAATGTACTCAACAACCATTCATCCAACCCTACTGTCATTATTATGAGGAATGAAAATATCTACTCGCTGACAACAATCATTAGCATAAGGGCAATCTAAAAATAGATGCGAAGGATGTTCAAAGTCATCATCACAAAGGGTACAACTTAAAAGACACATACATAACTCTACTACACAAGGTAGCATtcaaagaaagacaaaatctGCAAAGTCtctaaatgaaatttaaaattcttggTGGAGCACTATAATGTCTTCCAACCTGAAATTGGAGGGACAAGTTGAAATGGCAATAGTCATTCTCAAAGCAATTTATAACCCAATTTATAGTGTAATGGCCATCCTTGGTAAAATTCCATATCAGCTTGTCACGTTTAGGTTGCCATGGTAGGAGTAAACGAGTTACAATATGGACGTCAAAAGGCAAGAATAGAGAATGAACCAAAGGCGAATCCGATTGCCTTAGAACTGAATCAATAATGTCAGCCCCCACTAAATGCTCTAAGCCAATAATGATGGAATAGGAAATACAAAGAGAATCAA
The Ricinus communis isolate WT05 ecotype wild-type chromosome 1, ASM1957865v1, whole genome shotgun sequence DNA segment above includes these coding regions:
- the LOC8262266 gene encoding uridine kinase-like protein 3 isoform X1, with amino-acid sequence MESKSVVDMIEASSRAHFSGFHMDGLGSRNTEMAQPMTSATEDMYKQPFVIGVAGGAASGKTTVCDMIIQQLHDQRVVLVNQDSFYQNLTEEELTRVHDYNFDHPDAFDTEQLLCAMEKLRHGQAVDIPNYDFKSYKNDVFPARRVNPSDVIILEGILVFHDQRVRDLMNMKIFVDTDADVRLARRIRRDTAEKGRDIGAVLDQYSKFVKPAFDDFILPTKKYADIIIPRGGDNHVAVDLIVQHIRTKLGQHDLCKIYPNLYVIQSTFQIRGMHTLIRDAQTTKHDFVFYADRLIRLVVEHGLGHLPFTEKQVTTPTGSVYTGVDFCKRLCGVSVIRSGESMENALRACCKGIKIGKILIHREGDNGQQVCGSLCTCWSASGEGVSMCHRTAYFLNVSMFWQLIYEKLPQDISNRHVLLLDPILGTGNSAVQAISLLIRKGVPEPNIIFLNLISAPQGVHVVCKRFPRIKIVTSEIEIGLNEDFRVIPGMGEFGDRYFGTDDDDQPVVVPTQKIN
- the LOC8262266 gene encoding uridine kinase-like protein 3 isoform X3, yielding MRCWLGLSILLDSFYQNLTEEELTRVHDYNFDHPDAFDTEQLLCAMEKLRHGQAVDIPNYDFKSYKNDVFPARRVNPSDVIILEGILVFHDQRVRDLMNMKIFVDTDADVRLARRIRRDTAEKGRDIGAVLDQYSKFVKPAFDDFILPTKKYADIIIPRGGDNHVAVDLIVQHIRTKLGQHDLCKIYPNLYVIQSTFQIRGMHTLIRDAQTTKHDFVFYADRLIRLVVEHGLGHLPFTEKQVTTPTGSVYTGVDFCKRLCGVSVIRSGESMENALRACCKGIKIGKILIHREGDNGQQLIYEKLPQDISNRHVLLLDPILGTGNSAVQAISLLIRKGVPEPNIIFLNLISAPQGVHVVCKRFPRIKIVTSEIEIGLNEDFRVIPGMGEFGDRYFGTDDDDQPVVVPTQKIN
- the LOC8262265 gene encoding fructose-bisphosphate aldolase, cytoplasmic isozyme 1; this translates as MSAFVGKYAEELIKTAKYIATPGKGILAADESTGTIGKRLASINVENVESNRQALRELLFTSPNALSHLSGVILFEETLYQKTSDGKPFVEVLQENNVVPGIKVDKGTVELAGTNGETTTQGFDSLGARCQQYYKAGARFAKWRAVLKIGPTEPSELAIQQNAQGLARYAIICQENGLVPIVEPEILTDGPHDIKKCAAMTEIVLAAVYKALNDQHVLLEGTLLKPNMVTPGSDSPKVTPEMIAEYTVTALRRTVPPAVPGIVFLSGGQSEEEATLNLNAMNKLPVLKPWTLSFSFGRALQQSTLKIWAGKKENIEKAQEVFLVRCKSNSEATLGKYTGGGASGLASESLYVKGYKY
- the LOC8262266 gene encoding uridine kinase-like protein 3 isoform X2, which produces MESKSVVDMIEASSRAHFSGFHMDGLGSRNTEMAQPMTSATEDMYKQPFVIGVAGGAASGKTTVCDMIIQQLHDQRVVLVNQDSFYQNLTEEELTRVHDYNFDHPDAFDTEQLLCAMEKLRHGQAVDIPNYDFKSYKNDVFPARRVNPSDVIILEGILVFHDQRVRDLMNMKIFVDTDADVRLARRIRRDTAEKGRDIGAVLDQYSKFVKPAFDDFILPTKKYADIIIPRGGDNHVAVDLIVQHIRTKLGQHDLCKIYPNLYVIQSTFQIRGMHTLIRDAQTTKHDFVFYADRLIRLVVEHGLGHLPFTEKQVTTPTGSVYTGVDFCKRLCGVSVIRSGESMENALRACCKGIKIGKILIHREGDNGQQLIYEKLPQDISNRHVLLLDPILGTGNSAVQAISLLIRKGVPEPNIIFLNLISAPQGVHVVCKRFPRIKIVTSEIEIGLNEDFRVIPGMGEFGDRYFGTDDDDQPVVVPTQKIN